CTGTAAAAGGCGTACACCAGATCATGGTCGGTCTTGATGTCAGGGCCGGCACGGTCCGTGAAGAAGCCGCGTGCCTGCGATGACCAGGAGAAGAGGGCGGTGCCTGTTTCCTCGAGCCACGTCCGATAGTCATCGTCTGAGCAGGCGGCGACGCCTGGCCAGATCGGGTTGTTCATACGGGCCAGTGAGAAATTGTTGGAGAGCACACCGAAGCCCTGCTTGCCATTGGCAGCCGCATAGGCATTGGCTTCCGCCATGCGTTCCTTGCTCCAGTTGGAGCCGCCAAACACACTGATCTTGCCTTCGTCCTTCAGCTCATTGAGCAGGTCGACCCATTCACCGATGGGCACGCTGGTGTCGTCGCGGTGCAGGAAGTAAATGTCTGCCCGGTCCGTGCGCAGGCGCTCCAGACTTTCTTCGAGCTGGGGACGCACAGCATCCGGGCGGCAGTCCGGTGTATGGGCGCCCTTGCAGATGAGAACGAGATCATCGCGGACCCCGCGGTCTTCCATCCAGACGCCCAGCAGCTTTTCCATGATGCCGTCGCCATAGAGATGCGCGGTGTCAAAGCAGTTGCCACCCTGCATGTAGAAGTCATCAAACTGCACTGATGCGTGAGGCATTGCTGTCTGGTTATCGCAACCCATGATGAGGGCCGAGACTGGTCTGGCGACACCCTCAATGGTCCGGGTCTGCATCCGGGCTGTGTCTGACACGGCAAGGGGCAGGCGGCTGGCTGTGGGCCACGCCTTTTTGGTGCTTTCCGCGTCATAGCGGAAGCGGGCACTGTCGCGCCACTGATCCAGGGTGCGCATATTGCCCAGCGTATCTGCGATGGGCACAAGAGGGCTCTCGGTCAGGCCATTGGCGATGCACTCGGCTACATGGTCGGCTTCAATCTCGTACAGCCATTTGTCCTGGGGGACATCAATGGTCTGTGTGTCCTTGCCGAAGCGACGCAACTCAATGGATGACGACCCGCCTTCCACACCGGCCGCGTGCCAGGGGCTGGCGATGTGCAGCGATCCGGTTTCGCCGTAAATGTTTACGTCGTTGGGCAACCATGCGGAGACAGCCGTCGAGAGCTGAGCAATCACATCATTGTCGAATGTGAGAAGGGCAGCCGCCCATTCATCAACTCCGGTCTCACCCAGCCGTGCCGAGCCCGCAACTTTGATGGGGTCTGCAAATCCCTGTTTGTCGTTGGCACCTGCCACGAGGCGGGCAACGGACACAGGGTAAAGCCCCACATCCATGAGACCACCGCCACCAAGCTCGTTGGCGAACAGGCGGGAGGATGCATCAAACGTGGCGTGAAAACCGAAGCTGGCCTCAATCGTCCGGACCCGGCCGATCTCGTCGCTTTCAATCATCTCCACAAGCTTGCGGGTCTGCGGCGCCAGGCGGAACATGAAGGCTTCCATGAAGAAAACGCCGGCTTCGCGGGCGGCTTCAACCATGGCCATTGTATCCGCGTGATTGAGGGCTGCAGGCTTTTCCACCAACACATGCTTGCCTGCCTGGGCGGCACGGATGGCCCATTGGGCATGGCTTGTATGCGGTGTCGCCACATAGATCGCATCGACATCCGGATCAGCCAGGAGGGCCTCATAGTCGCCGGACGGTGCAAAGGTTTTGGCACCTGCTGCTACGTCTGGGTTCTTGTCGGCCTGGAGTTTTTCGACAAAGGCCTGCGCCGTGTCAGACGCACGGCTGCCGACGCGCGACAGGGTGCCGGAATTGCTTTTGGCCACCGCGCGCGCGAATGCCTGCGCAATGGAACCAGTGCCAAGAATGCCCCAGGAGAGACCGGACATGCGCCCTCACTTATAGAAATCTGTGATGTGGATCAGACGAGATTGCAGACATACGAAAGTGCCCGCAAAACACTATGCGACGTGCTCATTCGCACCAAGCAAAACGAACGTCAATTGGAAGTTTCACCGCAAGGCAAAAGGGGCCTTAGGCGTAACTGCTGTGCACCATCATCGCCGCTTCGGGAAAGAACAGCTTAGGCAGCCCCTTCAACGGCTCTGGCATGTAGTCGCGGGCATTAAAGGCACGCCATTTGTTGCGGTCTTCAAGCAGGCGGTCAGCAACGGCCAGCAGAACCAGCGGGTTCACACCCATGCCGATATGCGAGCAGATGATTTCGATGTTTTCGCGCGGTGTCGCGTCGCCCGTATCGAGGAATTCCTCCGGGATCATGGCGAGGTCTTCATGCACGACGCCGTCATACGGGCTGTAGATGGCAATAAGCGGCACATCCTTGGGAGGCTCGTGGAGCGCCAGCTCTTCAATCTCGGCTTCGTTGAGAAGCTCTTCAACCGGGCGGCCCATGATAAGCCGGGAGGCCATGCGGACGCCCTTGTTGATGCCATGGTGGTGGCCGGCCCGCAGATTGGCCGGGCTGCCTAGCGTAATGACGCGGTCCACGTCCTTGGGGAACATGCGCGCCAGTTCGCGGGCATAGACGCCGCCAAGGCTCTGGCCAATGAGGGAGACGGCCTTGCCATTCTCATCCGCCATGGATTTGATCCGGTCGCCAAGCAAGCTGCCAAGGGTGGCGATGTATTCCATGCTCTCAGGACCGCGGTTGATCCCAAGTCCCCAGCTGTCAGCAACAAAGCCGCGCCGATTGAGGAAACGGTTTAGAGGGCGCAGAGAGACTTCCGGACCGGAAAAGCCCGGCAGGGTCAAAACGGGCGTCGCCCCATCCGCACGTGGCGCCACCTGATCCAGAAGTGGTTCAGTCAGGACCTTGGCGGTGAACTCGCCGCCGGCCCAGAGCGCATCGCCCTGCAGACGGAGGAAATCAAGCGTGGTTTTAACTGGCATATGACCCTTCGCCCGAAGGCGAGTCCTCATGTGAATATTTTCAACAAGAGTGTGACGCCTTTTAAATGGGCACGCTATGCCTTTTTGAAAGTCTCATTATGACTATTTTTTAGGCATTTATGGCAGTGGCTACATTTTGGACGCCCCTGATTTGGCCTCAGACTATGTGGCTATTAGTCCGTGTACGGACTAATGCTATGCCTATGAAATCATGAGAGTTATCAGGATATCGGCCCGCCGGACCGCTAAAGCGCACTGCCCGAAAAAGTGACAGTTTTGCAATAGACACCCTTGGCGGAGAGGGCCTGACACAGCCCATTGGCGGCTGTGCGAGAATTGACAGGTCCGGCCAAGAGTCTCCGAAAAACACCATTTTTGCCGGTGTCGATTCGTTGAATTTTGACGTCCAGACCCGTCAATTCCGACGGATGTGCGGCCTTCAGCTCAGCCCAGCCATCCTTCAACCTCTCCAAGGTGCGGTAGGAAGCAAGGTGAATGCCGACAGGACCAGCCGCTGAAGCCTGGGGCTGTGCAGCCCGGGCCGCTGGCGTTGCCTTGGCAGGCTTCGGCGCTGTGGTCGGTTTGGCCGGACTTGGCTTGGGGGCAGCTGTTGGAACTGACGCCGTAATCGGCCCCAAAGCACTTTCAAGGGCAGCCATCCGCTGATCCAACTCGCCTTCGCGGCTGACCAGCTGTTCAAAACTCGGCCGCACGATGGAGTAGTCCAGTTTCAGCTGTGCCAGATCATATTCGAGCCGCGCTAACCGGGCTTCCATGGTCTCGCCGGGAATATTGGTTGGCAGATCTGCCTGCACAGTGGGGGCGGTGCTCCCAATGGAGGCTGTGGTTATGTCTGATGTGTCAGGCATCTGAGCACATGCCGCAAGCAGCAATGATGCCCCTAGCGCGCACCCTGCGAGGCGCACATTGCGGCTTGTTGCCTGTCCGGGCGGCTGTCTTCTGCCCATAACCACCACCTCATCGCGGGCGGATAAGGGGCTAAAGCTGCCAAATCCGCGCGAATCAACGAAAAAACGTCCAACCTCGCTGGTACCCGCGCCCCGGTCAGGCGTCAAACCTGAGATTGTTGAATGGAGCAGGGTACAGACCAAACCACACCCCGTTCATCTGATCGTCGATGCTGAAGAAGCCGCCACAATGATTAACAAATGGGCAAAAACCTGCCTCCGACAGGCAAAAATGCCCCAAAATTAACCAAGAAATCTATTGGTTCTTCTGGATTTTCAAGTAAGGCGGCAAGGTTTGTACCGGTTAACAGGCGTTTAGGCGGACCGGCCCGGATCATGCAATCCAGGCATTGAAACCGGAAAGATGGACTGCGCGACCCGGCATCGGGGGATGTTGAGTGCGGTAGTTCATGTTTTCGCACCACTTGGCGAACTTGTGAGAAGGATTGCCGATATGTTTGAAGGTGTGCCCGTTGAGGGATTGATCGGCATTGGAGCCTTTATCGGCTCAATGATCCTGCTGGCGCTCATCCATGGGGTAAGCGCGGCAGTACAAAATGCCCAAGCATCACGCCGGGAAGCGGCGAAACTCGTAACCCATTTGAGCAATCTGGCCTCAGCTGCCGAGGGCAGCAACAGCGGCCCCAAAGGCCCTGGGCCTGCCGGATCGCCCCGACCGGTTCGGCGGCGCAAGGTCGTCAGTGCCCAAAAGTCAGCCGCCCGACCAGCCGACCGCACGTCCTATGGCCCGCGCAGCATGGCGGGCCGCTAGCGCAGACCGGCTCATAACCGTTCACCGCTTTTTCAGACAGATTTTGCGGGCAGGCGCTGTGTCTGCTACTGCCAAGTCTGGGATGTTTGCATGCTTCGCCCGCGATTTGCGGGTGAGGTCTGTTTCCCTGTGAACTGGACCGGTAGCAGGCGCCTTGATGGCTGGACTTAACGAAAAAACACTCCGACGTGCGGTGATATCTGCACACGATCTGGGCGCTGCCATACTGGCGTATCCCATTGCCGTGTTTTTGCGTCTTGGCCGCGAAGCTGCCGACCATGATCCTATCGTTCTGGGGCAGGCGTGGCTTCTGTTCGTTATCGTGGCGATGGGGGTCATGGCGGGGACGCGGCTCGACCGCGGGTCATGGCGCTATGCCTCCATAGATGATGCGTTCCGGATCGGGCGGGTATCGGTCATTGCCA
The Pyruvatibacter sp. HU-CL02332 genome window above contains:
- a CDS encoding alpha/beta hydrolase, with the protein product MPVKTTLDFLRLQGDALWAGGEFTAKVLTEPLLDQVAPRADGATPVLTLPGFSGPEVSLRPLNRFLNRRGFVADSWGLGINRGPESMEYIATLGSLLGDRIKSMADENGKAVSLIGQSLGGVYARELARMFPKDVDRVITLGSPANLRAGHHHGINKGVRMASRLIMGRPVEELLNEAEIEELALHEPPKDVPLIAIYSPYDGVVHEDLAMIPEEFLDTGDATPRENIEIICSHIGMGVNPLVLLAVADRLLEDRNKWRAFNARDYMPEPLKGLPKLFFPEAAMMVHSSYA
- a CDS encoding SPOR domain-containing protein, whose product is MPDTSDITTASIGSTAPTVQADLPTNIPGETMEARLARLEYDLAQLKLDYSIVRPSFEQLVSREGELDQRMAALESALGPITASVPTAAPKPSPAKPTTAPKPAKATPAARAAQPQASAAGPVGIHLASYRTLERLKDGWAELKAAHPSELTGLDVKIQRIDTGKNGVFRRLLAGPVNSRTAANGLCQALSAKGVYCKTVTFSGSAL
- a CDS encoding aldo/keto reductase, which encodes MSGLSWGILGTGSIAQAFARAVAKSNSGTLSRVGSRASDTAQAFVEKLQADKNPDVAAGAKTFAPSGDYEALLADPDVDAIYVATPHTSHAQWAIRAAQAGKHVLVEKPAALNHADTMAMVEAAREAGVFFMEAFMFRLAPQTRKLVEMIESDEIGRVRTIEASFGFHATFDASSRLFANELGGGGLMDVGLYPVSVARLVAGANDKQGFADPIKVAGSARLGETGVDEWAAALLTFDNDVIAQLSTAVSAWLPNDVNIYGETGSLHIASPWHAAGVEGGSSSIELRRFGKDTQTIDVPQDKWLYEIEADHVAECIANGLTESPLVPIADTLGNMRTLDQWRDSARFRYDAESTKKAWPTASRLPLAVSDTARMQTRTIEGVARPVSALIMGCDNQTAMPHASVQFDDFYMQGGNCFDTAHLYGDGIMEKLLGVWMEDRGVRDDLVLICKGAHTPDCRPDAVRPQLEESLERLRTDRADIYFLHRDDTSVPIGEWVDLLNELKDEGKISVFGGSNWSKERMAEANAYAAANGKQGFGVLSNNFSLARMNNPIWPGVAACSDDDYRTWLEETGTALFSWSSQARGFFTDRAGPDIKTDHDLVYAFYSDDNFERRRRAYELAEKKNVHPMTVALAYVLTQKMPTCALVGPRTLAELRTSLAVFDLSLTEDEVAWLDLRG